The following proteins are encoded in a genomic region of Candidatus Rokuibacteriota bacterium:
- the obgE gene encoding GTPase ObgE, translating to MFVDEIDVFVKGGDGGAGCVSFRREKFIPRGGPDGGAGGAGGSIFLEADPSITTLLDFHYQRHYTAERGQHGKGANKTGASGEDTVLRVPLGTVVSGRATGERLGDLTAPGERVLVARGARGGRGNARFTSSTNRAPRRADLGRPGEERWIHLELKLLADVGVVGFPNAGKSTLVSRLSAAKPKIADYPFTTLQPSLGIVRVDEHRSFVIADLPGLIEGAAEGKGLGHRFLRHTERTRVLVHLVDLDPGSGRDPVEDWRVIQGELAAYSGELAARPQIVAGSKAELPGTEERRRALETFCAAEGLSFHAISSVTGFGLDGLLRDIAKILTSHIWAPAAG from the coding sequence ATGTTCGTCGACGAGATCGACGTCTTCGTCAAGGGCGGTGACGGCGGCGCTGGCTGCGTGAGCTTCCGGCGGGAAAAGTTCATTCCCCGCGGCGGCCCGGACGGCGGCGCCGGCGGCGCCGGCGGCAGCATCTTCCTCGAAGCTGATCCGTCCATCACCACGCTCCTCGACTTCCACTACCAGCGGCACTACACCGCCGAGCGCGGCCAGCACGGCAAGGGCGCCAACAAAACGGGCGCGTCCGGCGAGGACACCGTCCTGCGCGTGCCGCTCGGCACCGTGGTGTCGGGCCGCGCCACGGGCGAGCGCCTGGGAGACCTGACGGCGCCCGGCGAGCGCGTGCTCGTGGCGCGCGGCGCGCGCGGCGGGCGCGGCAATGCGCGGTTCACCAGCTCCACCAATCGCGCGCCGCGCCGCGCCGACCTCGGGCGCCCCGGCGAGGAGCGCTGGATTCACCTCGAGCTCAAGCTCCTGGCCGACGTGGGCGTCGTCGGATTCCCCAACGCCGGAAAGTCCACGCTCGTCTCGCGGCTGTCGGCCGCCAAACCGAAGATCGCGGACTACCCGTTCACCACGCTCCAGCCGAGCCTCGGCATCGTCCGGGTGGATGAGCACCGCTCCTTCGTCATCGCCGATTTGCCTGGGCTCATCGAAGGGGCCGCCGAGGGCAAGGGGCTCGGCCACCGCTTCCTGCGCCACACCGAGCGGACGCGCGTCCTCGTGCACCTGGTCGATCTCGACCCGGGCTCCGGCCGTGACCCGGTCGAGGACTGGCGCGTCATTCAGGGGGAGCTCGCCGCGTATTCCGGGGAGCTGGCGGCGCGGCCCCAGATCGTGGCGGGGAGCAAGGCCGAGCTGCCCGGGACCGAGGAGCGGCGCCGCGCGCTCGAGACCTTCTGCGCGGCCGAGGGGCTCTCCTTCCACGCGATCTCGTCGGTCACGGGATTCGGGCTCGACGGGCTGCTGCGCGATATTGCCAAGATCCTGACGAGCCACATATGGGCGCCCGCCGCGGGCTGA
- the nadD gene encoding nicotinate-nucleotide adenylyltransferase, translating into MPKVGVFGGSFNPIHFGHLLLADEICEALAFDRVLFVPAAVPPHKPAAELATAEHRYRMTELAVSLHPRFAVSDVELRRRGPSYTVDTLQALRGEGDLYLLIGSETFLDLLSWREPREVARLARLVVVPRTGADFEPEAPAAQKVLHELGLSAFGSADGPVLYRAASLPISGSDLRRRARDGRSLAYRMPEPVAAYIRLHRLYRPAP; encoded by the coding sequence GTGCCCAAGGTCGGCGTCTTCGGCGGCTCGTTCAACCCGATCCACTTCGGACACCTGCTCCTCGCCGACGAGATCTGCGAGGCCCTGGCCTTCGACCGCGTGCTCTTCGTGCCGGCCGCCGTCCCGCCCCACAAGCCCGCGGCCGAGCTGGCGACGGCCGAGCATCGGTACCGGATGACCGAGCTGGCCGTCAGCCTGCACCCGCGCTTCGCCGTCTCGGACGTCGAGCTCCGCCGCCGGGGACCTTCCTACACCGTGGACACGCTCCAGGCGCTTCGGGGCGAAGGCGATCTCTACCTGCTGATCGGCTCGGAAACCTTCCTCGACCTCTTGAGCTGGCGGGAGCCCCGGGAGGTCGCCCGCCTGGCGCGTCTGGTCGTCGTACCGCGCACGGGCGCCGACTTCGAGCCCGAGGCGCCGGCGGCCCAGAAGGTCCTCCACGAGCTTGGACTATCTGCCTTCGGCAGCGCGGACGGCCCCGTGCTCTACCGCGCGGCCTCGCTGCCGATCTCGGGGTCGGACCTGCGCCGCCGCGCGCGCGACGGCAGGAGTCTCGCCTACAGGATGCCCGAGCCCGTCGCCGCCTACATCCGCCTACACCGCCTGTACCGCCCGGCACCCTG
- a CDS encoding glutamate-5-semialdehyde dehydrogenase, giving the protein MDVTAHVTAKARAAKEAARALALASTRAKNEALLQMARGLEEKTAPMLEANRADLERGRATGLTSAFIDRLTLSEARIEEMAAGLRQIAALPDPVGETVEAWRRPNGIEISRVRVPLGVIGFIYESRPNVTADAAGLCLKSGNAVLLRGGSEALASNAAIVNVLGKAVEKAGLPADSVQVVDTADRAAVMAMLTLDRFVDLIIPRGGEEFVRLVAERATVPVLKHDKGVCHVYVDAGADLDMAAAIAVNAKAQRVSVCNAMETLLVDAAVAARFLPKVAARLREAGVEMRGDDRTRGFVPDARPATDADWDTEYLDYIVAIRVVDGLDAAIEHIRRHGSGLAEAIVTSDLRNSRRFTREVDAAAVLVNASTRLVDGSQFGMGAEMGISTSRLHARGPVGVRELTTTKFVVMGDGQVRE; this is encoded by the coding sequence ATGGACGTGACGGCGCACGTGACCGCGAAGGCGCGGGCGGCGAAGGAGGCGGCCCGCGCGCTGGCCCTTGCCTCCACCCGCGCCAAGAACGAGGCGCTGCTCCAGATGGCCCGCGGCCTCGAGGAGAAGACGGCCCCCATGCTCGAAGCCAACCGCGCCGACCTCGAACGCGGACGGGCGACCGGGCTCACCTCGGCCTTCATCGACAGGCTGACGCTCTCCGAGGCGCGCATCGAAGAGATGGCGGCGGGCCTGCGACAGATCGCCGCGCTGCCCGATCCCGTGGGCGAGACCGTCGAGGCCTGGCGCCGGCCGAACGGGATCGAGATCTCGCGCGTCCGCGTCCCGCTGGGCGTCATCGGTTTCATCTACGAGTCGCGCCCCAACGTCACGGCCGACGCCGCCGGCCTCTGCCTCAAGTCCGGCAACGCGGTGCTGCTGCGCGGCGGCAGCGAGGCGCTCGCGTCCAACGCCGCCATCGTCAACGTGCTCGGCAAGGCCGTGGAGAAGGCCGGCCTGCCCGCGGACTCGGTGCAGGTCGTGGACACCGCCGACCGCGCGGCGGTCATGGCCATGCTCACGCTCGACCGCTTCGTCGATCTCATCATCCCGCGCGGCGGCGAGGAGTTCGTGCGGCTTGTCGCCGAGCGCGCCACGGTGCCCGTCCTCAAGCATGACAAAGGCGTGTGCCACGTCTACGTGGATGCGGGCGCCGACCTCGACATGGCCGCGGCCATCGCGGTCAACGCCAAGGCGCAGCGCGTGAGCGTGTGTAACGCCATGGAGACCCTCCTCGTGGACGCGGCGGTGGCAGCACGCTTCCTGCCGAAGGTGGCGGCGCGGCTGCGCGAGGCCGGGGTGGAGATGCGCGGCGACGACCGCACGCGGGGCTTCGTGCCCGACGCACGGCCGGCGACGGACGCCGACTGGGACACGGAGTATCTCGACTATATCGTCGCGATCCGGGTCGTCGACGGACTGGACGCCGCCATCGAGCACATCCGGCGCCACGGCTCCGGGCTGGCCGAGGCCATCGTGACGTCCGACCTCCGGAACAGCCGTCGCTTCACTCGTGAGGTGGACGCCGCCGCGGTCCTCGTCAACGCCTCGACGCGCCTCGTGGACGGCTCGCAGTTCGGCATGGGCGCCGAGATGGGCATCTCGACCTCGCGGCTGCACGCGCGCGGGCCCGTCGGCGTGCGCGAGCTGACCACGACCAAGTTCGTCGTGATGGGTGACGGACAGGTGCGGGAGTAG
- the proB gene encoding glutamate 5-kinase: MGARRGLTRARRLVLKVGSGLITSPAEGLDAKRIRALAGDIAALVAERREVALVSSGAIAAGIARLGLTSRPRSIPEKQAAAAVGQSALMWHYEQAFKRHGIKVGQVLLTSQDISDRGRYLNARNTLLALLDFGVLPIVNENDTVAVDEIKVGDNDNLAALVAHLIDADLLVLLTDVDGLYTGDPRRDPSARRIETVEAVTDEIRKLCFDEVGRVSVGGMATKLEAAQKAGASGIPMVIASGREPGTLGRLLKGEPLGTYFLPRDDRLAARKRWIAFAVPPRGRLTVDAGARKALTEKGKSLLPSGVLGVQGEFSAGDVVALGEPDGQEFARGLVNYDAGELRKIRGAKTSEIEKALGYKGLAEVIHRDNLVVLSGPGGC; encoded by the coding sequence ATGGGCGCCCGCCGCGGGCTGACGCGCGCGCGGCGTCTCGTGCTCAAGGTCGGCAGCGGCCTGATCACGAGCCCGGCCGAGGGGCTCGACGCCAAGCGCATCAGGGCGCTGGCGGGAGACATCGCCGCGCTCGTCGCCGAGCGCCGCGAGGTCGCGCTCGTGTCGTCGGGCGCCATTGCCGCGGGCATTGCGCGCCTGGGCCTCACGTCCCGGCCGCGCTCGATCCCGGAGAAGCAGGCCGCCGCGGCCGTCGGGCAGTCGGCGCTCATGTGGCACTACGAGCAGGCCTTCAAGCGTCACGGCATCAAGGTCGGCCAGGTGCTCCTGACCTCTCAGGACATCAGCGACCGCGGCCGGTACTTGAACGCCCGCAACACGCTGCTGGCGCTGCTCGATTTCGGCGTGCTGCCCATCGTGAACGAAAACGACACGGTCGCCGTGGACGAGATCAAGGTGGGCGACAACGACAACCTGGCGGCCCTCGTCGCCCACCTCATCGACGCCGACCTGCTGGTGCTGCTGACGGACGTGGACGGCCTCTACACCGGCGACCCGCGGCGCGATCCCTCGGCGCGCCGCATCGAGACGGTCGAAGCCGTGACCGACGAGATCCGTAAGCTCTGCTTCGACGAAGTCGGCCGGGTCTCGGTCGGCGGCATGGCCACCAAGCTCGAGGCGGCCCAGAAGGCCGGCGCCTCCGGCATCCCCATGGTGATCGCGAGCGGCCGCGAGCCCGGCACGCTGGGCCGCCTGCTCAAGGGCGAGCCGCTGGGGACCTACTTCCTGCCCCGTGACGACAGGCTGGCGGCGCGCAAACGCTGGATCGCGTTCGCCGTCCCGCCGCGGGGGCGGCTTACCGTTGACGCCGGGGCGCGAAAAGCGTTGACTGAGAAGGGTAAGAGCCTGCTGCCGTCGGGCGTGCTGGGCGTCCAGGGGGAGTTCAGCGCCGGCGACGTCGTGGCGCTGGGCGAGCCCGACGGACAGGAGTTCGCGCGCGGGCTCGTCAACTACGACGCGGGCGAGTTGAGGAAGATCCGCGGCGCGAAGACGTCCGAGATCGAGAAGGCCCTGGGGTACAAGGGGCTTGCCGAGGTCATCCATCGGGACAACCTGGTGGTGCTCTCCGGCCCGGGAGGATGCTGA